The following coding sequences are from one Microbacterium sp. SSM24 window:
- a CDS encoding aminotransferase class I/II-fold pyridoxal phosphate-dependent enzyme — protein MDHGISGRSAAEIADSLRALVERRMLRPGDALPSVRALADSLGVNRNTVVAAYRQLTQAGLVVTYGRGGTRVADRAVVAQEGFAADTVLRDVGTGNPDPTRIPDLSRALAGVAGRPVLYGEPVIDPDLERWARAWMGDSPASDFSLTITSGAADAVERLLASALTRDDAVALEDPCFLTSIHTVRVGGYRAVAVPVDDEGMTVAGLQAAIDDGVRAVICTPRAQNPTGASVSARRAEQLRAVLAEHPYVLVIEDDHFSMLSREPFHTIIPATHLRWALVRSVSKFLGPDMCLAVTASDAETAGRLAMRLTPGTTWVSHLLQRLTLALASDPVVMAEIDRAGAHYAARNTAFAERLTALGIPAGSGDGLNLWVALPVPARAVTERLMRRGWLARSGDDFALGGTDASHRLRLTTHDLTDAEADQLADDIAAAVHAVGGRPVAATVGAIDR, from the coding sequence ATGGACCACGGGATCAGCGGACGCTCCGCCGCGGAGATCGCCGACAGTCTGCGAGCTCTCGTGGAGCGACGGATGCTGCGCCCCGGCGACGCCCTCCCGTCGGTGCGCGCGCTCGCCGATAGCCTCGGCGTCAATCGCAACACGGTGGTCGCCGCCTACCGCCAGCTCACACAGGCCGGCCTCGTGGTCACCTACGGCCGCGGAGGCACGCGCGTGGCCGACCGCGCCGTGGTCGCGCAGGAAGGGTTCGCAGCCGACACCGTGCTGCGCGACGTGGGCACGGGGAACCCCGATCCGACCCGCATTCCCGACCTCTCCCGCGCGCTCGCCGGTGTCGCCGGGAGGCCGGTGCTCTACGGCGAACCCGTCATCGACCCCGACCTCGAACGCTGGGCCCGAGCCTGGATGGGCGACTCCCCCGCCTCCGACTTCAGCCTCACCATCACGAGCGGCGCCGCCGACGCCGTCGAGCGGCTCCTGGCCAGCGCGCTGACCCGCGACGACGCCGTCGCGCTCGAGGACCCCTGCTTCCTCACCAGCATCCACACCGTCCGCGTCGGCGGCTACCGGGCGGTCGCCGTCCCCGTCGACGACGAGGGCATGACGGTCGCGGGGCTCCAGGCGGCGATCGACGACGGAGTGAGGGCCGTCATCTGCACACCGCGCGCGCAGAACCCGACGGGCGCCAGCGTCTCGGCGCGAAGGGCCGAACAGCTCCGCGCGGTGCTGGCGGAGCATCCGTACGTGCTCGTCATCGAGGACGACCACTTCTCGATGCTGTCGCGCGAGCCCTTCCACACGATCATCCCCGCCACGCACCTCCGGTGGGCGCTCGTCCGCTCGGTGTCGAAGTTCCTGGGGCCCGACATGTGCCTCGCCGTGACGGCGTCCGACGCCGAGACGGCCGGTCGCCTCGCGATGAGGCTGACCCCGGGGACGACGTGGGTGAGCCATCTGCTGCAGCGACTGACGCTGGCGCTCGCCTCGGACCCCGTCGTGATGGCGGAGATCGATCGCGCGGGCGCGCACTACGCCGCGCGCAACACGGCATTCGCCGAGCGCCTCACCGCGCTCGGAATCCCCGCGGGCTCCGGCGACGGGCTCAACCTCTGGGTGGCGCTGCCGGTGCCGGCGCGCGCGGTCACCGAGCGGCTCATGCGCCGCGGGTGGCTCGCCCGCAGCGGGGACGACTTCGCGCTCGGCGGCACCGACGCTTCCCACCGGCTCCGGCTCACGACGCACGACCTCACGGATGCCGAGGCGGATCAGCTCGCGGACGACATCGCCGCCGCCGTGCACGCCGTCGGCGGCCGCCCTGTCGCGGCCACCGTGGGAGCGATCGACCGGTGA
- the pdxY gene encoding pyridoxal kinase PdxY, which produces MKILSIQSAVAYGHVGNSAAVFPLQRIGVEVLPVYTVNFSNHTGYGAWRGPLIGPDDVRDVILGIEERGVLPEIDVVLSGYQGGEGIADVILDAVARVKAANPDAVYSCDPVMGNAKSGCFVAPAIPILLRDRVVPSADIITPNQFELGFLTDTEPDTLASTLESVDRIRDTGPRTVLVTSVERPDRPDDTIEMLAVDDGGAWIVQTPRIPMKANGSGDVTAALFTAHYRRTGDLGDALARTTSSVFDLLERTHESGERELQLVESQESYAHPRMQFEVRQVR; this is translated from the coding sequence GTGAAGATCCTCTCGATCCAGTCCGCCGTCGCGTACGGTCACGTCGGCAACTCGGCAGCCGTGTTCCCCCTCCAGCGCATCGGCGTCGAGGTGCTGCCGGTGTACACGGTGAACTTCTCGAACCACACCGGCTACGGTGCGTGGCGCGGTCCCCTGATCGGCCCCGACGATGTGCGGGACGTGATCCTCGGCATCGAGGAGCGCGGCGTGCTTCCCGAGATCGATGTCGTGCTCTCGGGCTACCAGGGCGGCGAGGGCATCGCCGATGTCATCCTCGACGCCGTCGCACGCGTGAAGGCGGCCAACCCCGACGCGGTGTACTCCTGCGATCCCGTGATGGGCAACGCGAAATCCGGATGCTTCGTCGCGCCGGCGATCCCGATCCTCCTCCGCGACCGGGTCGTCCCCTCGGCGGACATCATCACCCCGAACCAGTTCGAGCTCGGGTTCCTCACCGACACCGAGCCCGATACCCTCGCATCGACGCTCGAGTCCGTCGACCGCATCCGCGACACCGGTCCGCGCACCGTGCTCGTGACGAGCGTCGAACGCCCCGACCGCCCCGACGACACGATCGAGATGCTCGCCGTCGACGACGGCGGCGCGTGGATCGTCCAGACGCCGCGCATCCCGATGAAGGCCAACGGCTCGGGAGACGTCACGGCCGCGCTCTTCACGGCGCACTACCGACGCACAGGCGACCTCGGCGACGCGCTCGCGCGCACCACGTCGAGCGTGTTCGACTTGCTCGAGCGGACCCACGAGTCGGGCGAACGCGAGTTGCAGCTCGTGGAGTCGCAGGAGTCCTACGCGCACCCCCGTATGCAGTTCGAGGTGCGTCAGGTCCGCTGA
- a CDS encoding HIT family protein — MRSGTPGTDAAADESGDVAGLVDAASLPGVPDAFQRLWTPHRMAYIQAGPDPLREECPFCAAPHKSDADGLIVARGRTAYALLNLFPYNSGHLLICPYRHIATYDQATDEEVAEIGELTQTAMRVLRTVSRCDGFNIGMNQGSVAGAGVDEHLHQHVVPRWGSDANFFPIIARTKALPQLLGEVRVAVAEAWND; from the coding sequence GTCGCGGGTCTCGTGGATGCGGCATCGCTCCCCGGCGTCCCCGACGCGTTCCAGCGCCTGTGGACGCCGCACCGGATGGCCTACATCCAGGCCGGACCGGATCCGCTCCGCGAGGAGTGCCCGTTCTGCGCGGCACCTCACAAGAGCGACGCCGACGGACTCATCGTCGCGCGCGGCCGCACCGCCTACGCGCTGCTCAACCTCTTCCCGTACAACTCCGGGCACCTGCTGATCTGCCCGTATCGCCACATCGCGACGTACGACCAGGCGACGGACGAGGAGGTCGCGGAGATCGGCGAGCTCACTCAGACGGCGATGCGCGTGCTGCGGACGGTGTCGCGCTGCGACGGGTTCAACATCGGGATGAACCAGGGGAGTGTCGCCGGCGCGGGGGTCGACGAGCACCTCCACCAGCACGTCGTACCCCGCTGGGGCTCCGACGCGAACTTCTTCCCGATCATCGCCCGCACGAAGGCGCTGCCCCAGCTGCTCGGCGAGGTGCGCGTCGCCGTCGCGGAGGCCTGGAACGACTGA